A genomic window from Planococcus rifietoensis includes:
- a CDS encoding ReoY family proteolytic degradation factor: MTASVSVGEKKQFVRWFLGSYKMKRRECIWILNYLLSNDELLEKTHFVEEAHYCPRAMVMSTTESKDIPFQFYKGKLMTADAEKSFHDLRLHPDEPLYVQLNFPSIPPAPLYLAVLEENPHMPKGASVSEQDRLIAEKVLNESLSSYQEETILKKIDEALDAGDKERFFELSALLSVVKSAKKMESD; the protein is encoded by the coding sequence ATGACTGCATCCGTTTCTGTAGGCGAGAAAAAACAATTTGTCCGTTGGTTCCTCGGTTCTTATAAGATGAAAAGGCGCGAATGCATCTGGATCCTCAACTATCTGTTGAGCAATGATGAATTGCTAGAGAAAACACATTTTGTCGAAGAAGCGCATTATTGTCCCCGTGCCATGGTCATGTCGACAACTGAATCGAAGGACATCCCGTTCCAGTTCTATAAAGGCAAGCTCATGACCGCCGATGCTGAAAAGTCTTTTCACGACCTTAGGCTCCATCCCGATGAGCCTTTATATGTGCAATTGAATTTCCCGAGCATTCCGCCTGCGCCGCTTTACTTGGCGGTGTTAGAAGAGAATCCGCATATGCCAAAAGGGGCATCGGTCAGCGAACAGGACCGCTTGATTGCAGAAAAGGTACTGAATGAGAGTTTGTCGTCTTACCAGGAAGAAACAATCCTCAAAAAAATCGACGAAGCACTGGACGCAGGAGATAAAGAGCGGTTCTTTGAACTGTCTGCCTTGCTGTCCGTAGTGAAATCGGCCAAAAAAATGGAGAGTGACTGA
- a CDS encoding menaquinol-cytochrome c reductase cytochrome b/c subunit, with amino-acid sequence MHRGKGMKFVGDSRVPSMEFRKPNIPKDYSEYPGKTEAFWPNFLLKEWMIGSVFLIGYLLLTVAHPSPLEGQADPTDTAYIPLPDWYFLFLYQLLKYEFASGPFNVVGAIIIPGLAFGALMLAPFLDRGPERRPSKRPLPTGFMLLAIASIVFLTWESVANHDWEAAARQGEITEEVEIDTADPGYEIYSAAACISCHGDNLEGAVGPSLIGTGLSAEEIAEIAVNGIEDGGTQLMPPSWDGTDEDLQVMTEFIAGLEAE; translated from the coding sequence ATGCACCGCGGAAAAGGGATGAAATTTGTAGGGGATTCACGTGTTCCGAGCATGGAGTTTCGGAAACCGAATATCCCGAAAGATTACTCCGAATATCCTGGCAAAACAGAAGCCTTTTGGCCGAACTTCCTTCTAAAAGAATGGATGATTGGTTCCGTCTTCTTAATTGGCTATTTGCTCTTGACTGTCGCCCACCCTTCGCCTCTTGAAGGCCAGGCTGATCCGACAGACACGGCATATATTCCACTGCCAGACTGGTATTTCTTGTTCTTATACCAATTATTGAAATATGAATTCGCGTCCGGACCGTTTAACGTTGTCGGCGCAATCATCATTCCGGGCCTTGCGTTCGGTGCTTTGATGCTTGCCCCGTTCCTCGACCGAGGACCGGAACGCCGTCCGTCAAAACGCCCATTGCCGACTGGCTTTATGCTTTTGGCAATCGCGTCCATCGTCTTCTTGACTTGGGAATCAGTAGCTAACCATGACTGGGAAGCAGCGGCTCGCCAAGGGGAAATCACAGAAGAAGTTGAAATCGATACAGCAGATCCTGGATATGAAATCTATTCAGCAGCGGCTTGTATCAGCTGTCACGGCGACAATTTGGAAGGGGCAGTCGGGCCGAGCTTGATCGGAACTGGCTTGTCAGCTGAAGAAATTGCTGAAATTGCTGTGAACGGTATCGAAGATGGAGGTACTCAATTGATGCCACCTTCTTGGGATGGAACTGATGAAGACCTTCAAGTCATGACAGAGTTCATTGCTGGACTTGAAGCTGAATAA
- a CDS encoding YpiF family protein has translation MTEYMHFNSKDIDLYASQKDYVDTAVVPLIELDLSASGMKASAGASEYLQSLTVILEKQFKGRILLLPPISYVRAADRTELGEQLKKELSETGFKHIFYLTTDPKWRSVEELDNVLWLPAIPTGDMDQSFKKSVMEDQLRQVLPLFTKEWTHHS, from the coding sequence GTGACTGAATACATGCATTTCAACAGCAAAGACATCGATTTATACGCAAGCCAAAAAGATTATGTCGATACGGCGGTCGTGCCGCTGATCGAATTGGACTTAAGCGCATCGGGCATGAAGGCGAGCGCTGGGGCTTCAGAATATTTGCAATCGCTAACTGTTATACTGGAAAAGCAATTCAAAGGGCGGATTCTTTTGCTTCCGCCTATTTCTTATGTCCGTGCGGCAGACCGAACAGAGCTGGGCGAACAATTGAAAAAAGAGCTGTCGGAAACAGGATTCAAGCATATTTTTTACCTGACGACTGACCCGAAATGGCGCTCTGTCGAAGAACTTGACAATGTTCTGTGGCTGCCGGCTATTCCAACGGGAGATATGGACCAATCGTTCAAGAAATCGGTCATGGAAGACCAGCTGCGGCAAGTGCTGCCGCTGTTTACCAAAGAATGGACACATCATTCATGA
- a CDS encoding prephenate dehydrogenase, whose product MKTEVLIIGLGLIGGSLAKALQRNENVHVSGYDADALTARKAFKMGIIQSSPPSLEQAAAAADVIVFATPVGATVKLMERSKYWDLKENVILTDTGSTKVQIMEAAEKLAHTFIGGHPMAGSHKSGVEAAKEVLFENAFYILTPGKETAEEDVEKLVGLLSVTKAKIKVLEAKEHDHMTAIVSHFPHLIAAALVHQLDREEQFPFARQLAAGGFRDTTRIASANPDMWRDITTQNNEMIVEQLDHWMDQMTHLREILQKNEPEPIHRFFAKAKETRDELPVAGHGAMYSVFDLYIDIPDVPGIISEMTGYLAEAGISIVNLRILETREDVFGILVLSFQTAEDRESAQRVFSERTAYDTYIS is encoded by the coding sequence GTGAAAACAGAAGTCCTCATTATCGGCCTCGGATTGATTGGCGGATCGTTAGCAAAAGCATTGCAGCGTAATGAAAATGTTCACGTATCGGGCTATGATGCGGACGCATTGACTGCCAGAAAAGCTTTCAAAATGGGCATCATCCAAAGCTCGCCGCCTTCTCTTGAGCAGGCAGCGGCTGCGGCTGATGTCATCGTTTTTGCTACGCCGGTCGGAGCAACTGTGAAATTAATGGAACGAAGTAAATACTGGGATTTAAAGGAAAATGTCATTTTGACAGACACTGGCAGCACCAAAGTCCAAATTATGGAAGCTGCAGAAAAGTTGGCGCATACCTTTATCGGCGGCCACCCGATGGCCGGTTCCCATAAAAGCGGTGTCGAAGCCGCCAAAGAAGTGCTTTTTGAAAATGCCTTCTATATCTTGACGCCCGGCAAAGAGACGGCTGAGGAAGACGTTGAGAAACTGGTGGGGCTATTGTCGGTCACCAAAGCGAAGATCAAAGTACTCGAAGCAAAAGAACACGATCATATGACGGCGATCGTCAGCCATTTCCCTCACTTGATCGCTGCTGCTCTGGTTCATCAACTGGACCGTGAAGAGCAATTTCCGTTCGCGCGCCAGCTCGCAGCGGGTGGATTCCGCGATACGACGCGAATCGCTTCGGCGAACCCGGATATGTGGCGTGACATCACGACGCAAAATAATGAGATGATTGTCGAACAGCTGGACCACTGGATGGACCAGATGACGCATTTGCGCGAGATCTTGCAGAAGAACGAGCCCGAACCGATTCACCGCTTTTTCGCGAAAGCGAAGGAGACACGTGATGAACTGCCGGTTGCAGGGCACGGTGCCATGTATTCGGTATTTGATTTGTATATCGATATCCCCGATGTGCCGGGAATCATCTCAGAAATGACGGGCTATCTGGCAGAAGCCGGCATCAGCATCGTCAATTTGAGGATTTTGGAGACGCGTGAAGATGTCTTCGGGATTCTTGTCCTTAGTTTCCAGACAGCGGAAGACCGGGAAAGTGCGCAACGCGTCTTTTCCGAACGAACCGCTTATGATACGTATATCTCCTGA
- a CDS encoding tetratricopeptide repeat protein yields MATLQKIQEAVQAGDTAALDTLLEQYLLKGDPDEQYAVMEWLQEIGFIEEALRVVEHLQYMFPEEAQLRVDRSKLLIDADREDEALNELMAIPKDDELYPQALVTLADLFQLQGLLEAAELRLDEAIGLMPDEPLLQQAKAELLLDSGRYLESARIYQELESRNVKIDGVNLSERLAEVYSAGAAYEEALPYYERALEDEAQPDVLFGAAFAAFQAKQYELSVKRLDELLNADPDYFSAYLLKAQCFNMMEDYKRAYDAIKEGLARDEFDKELYLFAGKLALKLGKGEEGVEMLRQAIALDPEYMEALYALISYFHNEERDDELLELASMAVESGNDWHALYPLIAKAYDRTEQFDKALEYYEKAYPAFSDDPEFLESYALFLVEEGKRDRALEIIKQLQALEPENPQWFDWLQSFE; encoded by the coding sequence ATGGCAACTTTACAAAAGATCCAAGAAGCGGTGCAAGCTGGAGACACGGCTGCACTCGATACATTACTCGAACAATATTTGCTCAAAGGCGATCCCGATGAACAATACGCGGTCATGGAATGGCTGCAGGAAATCGGCTTTATCGAAGAAGCGCTCCGCGTGGTGGAGCATCTTCAGTACATGTTTCCGGAAGAGGCGCAATTGCGTGTCGACCGTTCCAAACTGCTGATTGATGCCGACCGTGAAGATGAGGCGCTCAATGAGCTGATGGCGATCCCGAAAGACGATGAATTATATCCTCAGGCACTCGTCACATTAGCCGACCTGTTTCAGCTGCAGGGGCTTCTCGAGGCAGCGGAACTGCGGCTGGACGAAGCAATCGGCCTGATGCCTGACGAACCGCTGCTGCAGCAGGCAAAAGCGGAACTTTTGCTCGACTCGGGACGCTACCTGGAATCTGCACGCATCTATCAGGAATTGGAAAGCCGCAATGTCAAAATTGATGGCGTTAACCTGAGCGAACGCTTGGCGGAAGTCTATAGCGCCGGTGCGGCTTACGAGGAAGCTTTGCCTTATTATGAACGTGCTCTGGAAGACGAAGCACAGCCTGATGTATTATTCGGAGCTGCATTTGCCGCCTTCCAAGCGAAACAATATGAATTGTCGGTGAAGCGCCTCGATGAACTTTTGAATGCCGATCCCGATTATTTCTCTGCTTATTTATTGAAAGCGCAATGCTTCAATATGATGGAAGATTATAAACGTGCTTACGATGCCATCAAAGAAGGGCTTGCGCGTGATGAGTTTGACAAGGAATTGTATTTGTTTGCAGGGAAACTTGCGCTGAAGCTCGGCAAAGGTGAAGAAGGCGTGGAAATGCTGCGCCAGGCAATTGCGCTCGATCCTGAATACATGGAGGCTCTATATGCATTAATCTCCTATTTCCATAATGAAGAGCGCGACGACGAATTGCTTGAACTTGCCTCGATGGCTGTGGAAAGCGGCAATGACTGGCATGCGCTTTATCCGCTGATTGCGAAAGCTTACGACCGGACCGAACAATTCGACAAAGCTCTGGAGTACTACGAGAAAGCCTATCCGGCCTTTTCCGACGATCCCGAATTCCTCGAATCCTACGCCTTATTTTTGGTCGAGGAAGGGAAACGCGATCGCGCTCTCGAAATAATCAAACAGCTTCAAGCGCTGGAGCCGGAAAACCCGCAATGGTTCGATTGGCTGCAATCGTTTGAATGA
- the ndk gene encoding nucleoside-diphosphate kinase, which translates to MEKTFLMVKPDGVQRNVIGEIVSRFEKKGYHLAGAKLMQIPTELAEQHYGEHKERPFFGELVDFITSGPVFAMVWEGENVILTARQMMGATNPKDAAPGTIRGDFAVTVGKNMIHGSDSAESAEREIGLFFKEEELVSYEKTMNSWVN; encoded by the coding sequence ATGGAAAAAACATTTTTGATGGTAAAACCTGATGGTGTCCAACGCAATGTCATCGGTGAAATCGTTTCCCGTTTCGAGAAAAAAGGCTATCATTTGGCAGGCGCTAAATTGATGCAAATCCCAACTGAGCTAGCTGAACAGCATTACGGCGAGCACAAAGAGCGCCCATTCTTTGGCGAACTAGTAGACTTCATCACTTCTGGACCAGTTTTCGCAATGGTTTGGGAAGGCGAAAACGTCATCTTGACTGCCCGTCAAATGATGGGAGCTACGAACCCGAAAGATGCAGCTCCAGGAACAATCCGCGGTGACTTCGCAGTTACTGTCGGCAAAAACATGATCCACGGTTCTGATTCTGCTGAAAGCGCTGAGCGCGAAATCGGCTTGTTCTTTAAAGAAGAAGAATTGGTATCTTACGAAAAAACTATGAACAGCTGGGTCAACTGA
- the aroC gene encoding chorismate synthase, producing MRYLTAGESHGPQLTAIIEGLPAQLPLTAEMINKELKRRQGGHGRGRRMQIETDTVEIVSGVRHGKTLGSPVALVVKNDDWKHWTNVMGIEPIEETDEVKRQLTRPRPGHADLNGGMKYGHRDLRNVLERSSARETTVRVAVGAVAKQLLSELGVKIVSHVTEIGGIKVDPASYIGKSADEIRDIVEQDAVYCADSSKTKEMTDLIDATKKNGDSIGGTVEVIVEGMPAGIGSYVHYDRKLDAKIAASVMSINAFKGVEFGLGFEMARRPGSEVHDEIIWSEEAGYTRSTNNLGGFEGGMTTGMPIIVRGVMKPIPTLYKPLKSVDIETKEPFQASIERSDSCAVPAASIVAEHVVAFEAANALLEQFDADQLPRLKENIESYKAYTKEF from the coding sequence ATGCGTTACTTAACAGCAGGAGAATCTCACGGTCCACAATTGACCGCCATTATTGAAGGGTTGCCAGCGCAATTGCCTTTGACGGCGGAAATGATCAATAAAGAGTTGAAACGGCGCCAGGGAGGCCATGGCCGCGGCCGCCGCATGCAAATCGAGACAGATACGGTGGAAATCGTTTCAGGCGTCCGCCACGGGAAGACTTTGGGCTCTCCTGTCGCATTGGTCGTCAAAAATGACGATTGGAAGCACTGGACAAATGTCATGGGCATCGAACCGATCGAAGAAACCGATGAAGTGAAACGTCAATTGACACGCCCGCGGCCTGGGCATGCTGATTTGAACGGCGGCATGAAATATGGCCACCGTGACCTTCGGAACGTATTAGAACGTTCTTCTGCACGTGAAACGACCGTGCGCGTTGCGGTCGGCGCAGTGGCTAAACAGCTTCTCTCAGAACTCGGCGTCAAGATCGTATCGCACGTGACAGAAATCGGCGGCATTAAAGTCGACCCGGCAAGCTATATTGGAAAATCCGCAGATGAAATCCGCGACATTGTTGAACAGGATGCCGTTTATTGCGCAGACTCATCAAAAACGAAAGAAATGACTGATTTGATCGATGCCACGAAGAAAAACGGCGACTCGATCGGCGGTACTGTAGAAGTCATCGTGGAAGGCATGCCAGCTGGAATCGGCAGTTATGTGCATTATGACCGCAAACTGGATGCTAAAATTGCGGCTTCTGTCATGAGCATCAACGCATTTAAGGGCGTGGAATTCGGTCTTGGATTCGAAATGGCGCGCCGCCCGGGCAGTGAAGTCCATGATGAAATCATTTGGAGTGAAGAAGCGGGATATACCCGCAGCACGAACAACCTCGGCGGCTTTGAGGGCGGGATGACGACAGGCATGCCGATCATCGTGCGTGGCGTTATGAAGCCGATCCCAACGCTCTATAAGCCTTTGAAGAGCGTTGACATTGAAACGAAAGAGCCGTTCCAGGCGAGCATCGAACGTTCAGACAGCTGTGCAGTTCCGGCAGCCTCGATTGTGGCGGAACATGTCGTCGCTTTTGAAGCGGCAAATGCATTGCTTGAACAATTCGACGCGGATCAATTGCCGCGGCTGAAAGAGAACATCGAAAGCTATAAAGCCTATACAAAGGAGTTTTAA
- a CDS encoding ubiquinol-cytochrome c reductase iron-sulfur subunit yields the protein MSNNRVSRRQFLGYTLTGVGGFMAAGMLMPMVRFAVDPILQQHDAGDYVLTDQAVADITEEPVRVDFTFEQVDAWYTSEVTNSAWVYKEGDKLIALSPVCKHLGCTVNWGGDPENPTQFFCPCHAGRYEKNGQNIAGTPPLGPLDEYQVQEQDGFVAIGAVRENTLV from the coding sequence ATGAGTAATAATCGTGTATCACGACGCCAATTTTTAGGTTACACACTGACTGGTGTAGGTGGTTTCATGGCAGCAGGAATGTTAATGCCGATGGTGCGTTTTGCAGTCGATCCAATTCTGCAGCAACATGACGCCGGTGACTATGTTTTGACTGACCAAGCTGTTGCCGATATCACAGAAGAGCCTGTACGTGTCGACTTTACATTTGAACAAGTGGACGCATGGTATACATCCGAAGTCACGAATTCTGCATGGGTTTACAAAGAAGGCGATAAACTAATCGCACTTTCACCTGTCTGCAAACACTTGGGATGCACAGTCAACTGGGGTGGGGATCCAGAAAACCCAACACAGTTCTTCTGCCCTTGCCACGCTGGACGCTATGAGAAGAATGGCCAGAACATCGCAGGTACACCGCCGCTCGGACCTCTTGATGAGTATCAAGTTCAAGAACAAGATGGTTTTGTAGCCATCGGAGCAGTAAGAGAAAACACTTTAGTTTAA
- the qcrB gene encoding menaquinol-cytochrome c reductase cytochrome b subunit produces the protein MLNKLYDWVDERLDITPIWRDIADHEVPEHVNPAHHFSAFVYCFGGLTFFITVIQILSGMFLTMYYVPDIENAWQSVYYLQNEVAFGEIVRGMHHWGASLVVVMIFLHTLRVFFTGSYKKPRELNWVVGVMLFGVILGLSFTGYLLPWDMKALFATKVGIEIAASVPVIGETIKILLAGDSTILGAQTLTRFFAIHVFFLPAALLGLLAAHFIMIRRQGISGPL, from the coding sequence GTGCTAAACAAGTTATATGATTGGGTAGATGAGCGATTGGACATCACGCCGATCTGGCGCGATATTGCAGACCATGAAGTACCGGAACACGTTAACCCCGCACACCACTTTTCAGCATTTGTCTATTGTTTCGGAGGACTGACATTTTTCATTACAGTCATCCAAATCCTGTCTGGCATGTTCCTTACCATGTATTACGTGCCAGATATTGAGAATGCTTGGCAGTCGGTTTATTATCTCCAGAATGAAGTCGCTTTTGGAGAAATCGTGCGTGGGATGCACCACTGGGGAGCTTCTTTAGTAGTAGTTATGATTTTCCTTCATACGCTACGTGTATTCTTCACAGGGTCTTATAAGAAACCTCGTGAGCTCAACTGGGTAGTCGGCGTTATGCTATTTGGCGTAATCCTCGGCCTATCTTTCACAGGTTATTTGCTTCCATGGGATATGAAAGCATTGTTCGCAACAAAAGTTGGGATTGAAATTGCAGCTTCTGTACCGGTGATCGGTGAAACGATTAAAATTTTGCTTGCAGGGGATTCAACAATTCTCGGGGCACAAACTTTGACACGCTTCTTCGCGATCCACGTCTTCTTCTTGCCCGCTGCTTTGCTTGGGTTGCTTGCAGCACACTTTATCATGATCAGAAGACAAGGTATTTCAGGACCATTGTAA
- the aroA gene encoding 3-phosphoshikimate 1-carboxyvinyltransferase: MSKTISYAKPVLTGSVQVPGDKSISHRAIMFGALAQGTTTIEGFLMGDDCLSTISCFRSLGIDIQIDGEHVTVTSGGRKAWKEPDVVLDTGNSGTTTRLMLGLLAGTDFHSVMAGDESIARRPMKRIVEPLRLMGADIRGRANGHFTPLAVQGTALQAIDYTMPVASAQVKSAVLLAGLSAQGTTTIHEPVPSRDHTEIMLKHFGADISRNGDIISLTGGQELHAAHVQVPGDISSAAFMIGAALIAEGSEIQLKNVGVNPTRTGLLDVFKAMGADIQASGHKSEGEEAADLTVRSTLLTGTDIGGDVIPRLIDEIPLIALVATQAQGKTVIRDAEELRVKETDRIQAVVTELKKLGADIEATEDGMVIQGPTPLTGAAMNSYGDHRLGMMAAVAALIADGPVTIDDPGCISISYPNFFDHLDKLTQ; the protein is encoded by the coding sequence ATGTCCAAAACGATCAGTTACGCAAAACCTGTGCTAACGGGCAGCGTTCAAGTGCCCGGCGATAAGTCCATCTCACACCGGGCAATCATGTTCGGCGCACTGGCACAGGGAACGACGACCATCGAAGGTTTCTTGATGGGAGACGACTGCTTAAGTACCATCAGCTGTTTCCGTTCTCTGGGAATCGATATCCAAATAGATGGCGAACACGTGACAGTGACAAGCGGTGGCAGGAAAGCCTGGAAAGAGCCAGATGTCGTATTGGATACCGGAAATTCCGGCACGACGACGCGCTTGATGCTCGGTTTGCTCGCAGGTACTGATTTCCATTCGGTCATGGCAGGGGACGAATCCATCGCACGCCGCCCAATGAAACGCATCGTTGAACCGCTGCGTTTGATGGGTGCGGATATCCGCGGGCGCGCCAATGGGCATTTCACGCCGCTTGCCGTTCAAGGGACAGCTCTTCAGGCAATCGACTATACGATGCCTGTTGCAAGCGCACAGGTGAAATCGGCAGTGCTGCTTGCAGGTCTGTCGGCGCAAGGGACCACGACCATCCACGAACCGGTTCCGTCGCGCGACCATACGGAAATTATGCTGAAGCATTTCGGAGCGGACATCTCCCGCAACGGCGACATCATTTCATTGACTGGCGGACAGGAGCTGCATGCTGCGCATGTCCAAGTGCCAGGCGATATCTCCTCCGCTGCTTTTATGATCGGTGCGGCGCTCATTGCTGAAGGCAGCGAAATCCAATTGAAAAACGTTGGCGTCAACCCAACGCGTACAGGCTTGCTTGATGTGTTCAAAGCCATGGGCGCGGACATCCAAGCAAGCGGCCATAAATCCGAAGGGGAAGAAGCTGCAGATTTGACGGTCCGCAGCACTCTCTTGACGGGCACGGACATCGGCGGCGATGTCATTCCACGATTGATCGATGAGATCCCGTTGATTGCACTTGTGGCGACCCAGGCGCAAGGAAAGACCGTCATCCGCGATGCGGAAGAATTGCGCGTCAAAGAAACCGACCGCATACAGGCGGTCGTCACCGAGTTGAAAAAACTCGGCGCCGATATCGAAGCGACAGAAGACGGAATGGTCATACAAGGACCGACTCCACTGACTGGCGCAGCGATGAATAGTTACGGCGATCACCGCCTCGGCATGATGGCCGCAGTTGCTGCGCTCATCGCAGATGGCCCAGTAACGATTGACGACCCGGGCTGTATTTCGATCTCTTACCCGAACTTTTTTGACCATCTGGATAAGCTGACACAATAA
- the aroH gene encoding chorismate mutase: MIRGVRGAITITKDEAPEILEQTRRLVLEMAKENGIEPDEVASVIVSTTTDISAAFPAKAVRTIEGWTYVPVMCTHEMDIPGSMPLCIRVMMHVNTKLAQDKIQHIYMNDAVKLRPDLSQKSQVSQA; encoded by the coding sequence ATGATTCGAGGAGTCAGAGGCGCCATCACCATCACGAAAGATGAAGCGCCCGAAATTTTGGAGCAAACGCGACGCCTGGTCTTGGAAATGGCCAAAGAAAACGGCATCGAACCGGATGAAGTGGCTTCGGTCATCGTATCGACGACGACGGATATTTCTGCAGCTTTTCCTGCAAAAGCCGTGCGCACTATCGAAGGTTGGACGTATGTGCCGGTCATGTGCACACACGAAATGGATATACCCGGCAGCATGCCGCTATGCATTCGCGTGATGATGCACGTCAATACGAAACTTGCACAGGATAAAATCCAGCACATCTACATGAATGATGCTGTGAAATTGCGTCCTGATCTATCTCAGAAAAGCCAGGTGAGCCAAGCGTGA
- the aroB gene encoding 3-dehydroquinate synthase codes for MRELRVETEHPYTVHIGQGAVKLLVKHYRDLLAAADQVVVIADSQVAELHLPQLLGALEDFQPKVFRVPAGEGAKSAESFMDCHSFLLSENCSRNTVILAFGGGAVGDLAGFVASTFMRGVPFIQVPTTILAHDSAVGGKTAINHPLGKNMIGTFYQPRAVIYDSDFLQTLPENEIRSGMAEVIKHAFISNEGWLDELMAYQDFSTMSGQELEGHLEKGIAVKSAIVEEDEFEGGVRKFLNFGHTLAHAIEAHLGYGKLTHGEAVVLGMAYALELSESPELPRFLNWTKVNGYPITLLVNMPFDELLPYMKKDKKSTAAALNFVLLGAVGRPYIETIPEQRAQAAYDKLRKTIKEMI; via the coding sequence ATGAGGGAGTTGCGGGTCGAGACTGAACATCCATATACGGTGCATATCGGACAAGGGGCGGTCAAGCTGCTGGTAAAACACTATCGTGATTTGCTCGCTGCAGCCGACCAAGTTGTTGTAATCGCAGACAGCCAAGTGGCTGAACTGCATTTGCCGCAGCTGCTCGGGGCGCTTGAGGATTTTCAGCCGAAAGTTTTCCGCGTACCAGCAGGTGAAGGAGCGAAATCAGCCGAAAGTTTTATGGATTGCCATAGCTTTTTGCTTTCGGAGAATTGCTCACGAAATACGGTCATTCTCGCATTTGGGGGAGGCGCAGTCGGGGATCTGGCTGGCTTTGTCGCATCGACTTTCATGCGCGGAGTGCCTTTTATCCAAGTACCGACAACGATCTTGGCCCATGACAGTGCTGTGGGGGGCAAAACCGCCATCAACCATCCGCTCGGCAAGAACATGATCGGTACCTTCTATCAGCCGCGTGCGGTCATTTACGACAGCGACTTTCTCCAGACCTTGCCTGAAAATGAAATTCGTTCAGGGATGGCTGAAGTGATCAAGCATGCATTCATTTCGAATGAAGGCTGGCTGGATGAACTGATGGCGTATCAAGATTTCAGCACGATGTCCGGACAGGAACTCGAAGGGCATCTGGAAAAAGGGATTGCCGTCAAATCGGCGATTGTTGAAGAAGATGAGTTTGAAGGCGGCGTCCGCAAATTCCTCAATTTCGGCCATACGCTGGCCCATGCCATCGAAGCACATTTGGGCTATGGCAAACTGACGCATGGAGAAGCTGTCGTGCTTGGCATGGCCTATGCACTTGAATTGTCCGAAAGCCCCGAGTTGCCACGCTTCTTGAACTGGACGAAAGTGAACGGTTATCCAATAACGCTACTGGTTAATATGCCATTCGATGAATTATTGCCCTATATGAAAAAAGACAAAAAATCGACCGCTGCTGCACTTAACTTCGTGTTGCTTGGCGCAGTAGGCCGACCGTATATTGAAACGATTCCAGAACAACGAGCACAAGCGGCTTACGACAAGCTGAGAAAAACGATCAAGGAGATGATCTGA